From a region of the Solanum stenotomum isolate F172 chromosome 2, ASM1918654v1, whole genome shotgun sequence genome:
- the LOC125855042 gene encoding probable GTP-binding protein OBGC2 — MASMVSHWSSSSFLNLNFTNDSSFSFSATFSFSRPQFPNSASQKRNSNENYRGYTVKCALAKTRMPPSPASDAYIREPHKYFDEVVITVRAGDGGHGAVLSMPNHKAPSKSQGKFDKDKTKKKASYKRDFDGSIILPMGGHGGDVVIYADESKDSLLEFHNKSKHKAKRGGNVDSMGVLTSHMQNGAASPTLRIPVPLGTVVKLKKGKFLADLANPGDEVLVARGGQGGISLLEVPEYKRKQMTTLTTNIMRDATDKVLSFGQSGEEVNLQLILRVVADVGLVGLPNAGKSTLLAAITHARPDIADYPFTTLMPNLGRLDGDPSLGADKYSSEATLADLPGLIEGAHLGKGLGRNFLRHLRRTRLLVHVVDAAAEDPVGDYRTVKEELRMYNPEYLDRPYLVVLNKIDKPEAIDRLPTLTEEIRKIGCERISPKRDTSSGAVAESISVDESQNSELSNRVSAKDQKVKELEEYPRPHAVVGVSVLKGIKINEMLKAIRAALREFL, encoded by the exons ATGGCGTCTATGGTCTCTCACtggtcttcttcttcctttctcAACCTTAATTTTACCAATGATTCCTCCTTTTCCTTCTCTgctactttttccttttctcgCCCACAATTCCCAAATAG TGCTTCTCAAAAAAGGAACAGTAATGAAAATTATAGAGGCTATACTGTAAAGTGTGCACTTGCAAAAACCAGAATGCCTCCTTCGCCTGCTTCTGATGCATATATAAGAGAACCCCACAAATATTTTGATGAGGTGGTTATCACAGTTCGTGCTGGAGATGGAGGGCATGGTGCTGTTCTTAGTATGCCCAACCATAAAGCTCCATCTAAGTCACAAGGAAAATTTGACAAAGATAAGACCAAGAAGAAAGCCTCTTATAAAAGGGACTTTGATGGTTCAATAATCCTACCAATGGGGGGACATGGTGGCGATGTTGTCATTTATGCAGATGAGAGCAAAGATTCTTTGTTGGAGTTTCACAACAAGAGTAAGCACAAGGCGAAGCGTGGGGGAAATGTTGATTCTATGGGTGTGTTAACATCTCACATGCAAAATGGAGCTGCTTCACCAACATTGCGAATTCCCGTTCCGCTAG GTACTGTTGTCAAACTTAAAAAAGGAAAGTTTTTGGCAGATCTAGCTAATCCAGGTGATGAAGTTCTTGTAGCGAGGGGAGGACAAGGAGGG ATTAGCTTGTTGGAAGTTCCGGAGTACAAAAGGAAACAAATGACGACTTTAACAACAAATATAATGAGAGATGCCACTGATAAG GTTTTATCTTTTGGACAGTCTGGAGAGGAAGTTAACCTGCAGTTGATACTGAGAGTTGTTGCTGATGTGGGTCTTGTT GGACTTCCAAATGCTGGAAAATCAACTCTATTGGCTGCTATTACACATGCAAGGCCCGATATTGCTGATTATCCATTCACAACGCTGATGCCAAACCTTGGACGTCTTGATGGCGACCCAAGTTTAGGAGCAGACAAATATTCATCTGAAGCAACTCTAGCAGATCTGCCTGGTCTAATAGAAGGTGCACATTTGGGAAAG GGTCTAGGGCGTAATTTCTTGAGGCACTTGAGGAGAACAAGATTGTTGGTACATGTCGTTGATGCAGCTGCTGAAGACCCAGTTGGTGATTACAGAACTGTAAAAGAA GAACTGCGGATGTACAATCCTGAGTACCTTGACAGGCCGTACCTTGTAGTGTTAAACAAGATTGATAAACCTGAG GCAATAGACAGGCTTCCTACCTTGACTGAAGAAATACGGAAAATTGGTTGTGAGAGAATATCTCCCAAGCGTGACACAAGCTCTGGAGCTGTGGCTGAGTCCATTTCTGTTGACGAGAGCCAAAACAGTGAGCTTTCGAACAGGGTATCTGCTAAGGATCAGAAGGTTAAAGAACTTGAAGAGTATCCACGCCCTCATGCTGTTGTGGGTGTTAGTGTACT GAAAGGGATTAAAATCAATGAGATGTTAAAGGCGATAAGGGCGGCGTTACGGGAATTCCTATGA
- the LOC125855070 gene encoding uncharacterized protein LOC125855070 isoform X1 yields the protein MDIDPRQYEDIAVNDNDVHSIVMSYLAHSCFTDTLESFTTSTGVNQTANLEDMEKRKRIYHLALEGNVLKAIELTEQFVPDLLEKNKDMHFDLLSLHFVGLVCSRKCTEALEFAQAKLAPFGKVQKYVEKLEDFMALLAYNEPEKSPMFHLLSLEYRQQVADSLNRQMLANSNLPSYSAVERLMQQTTVVRQCLSQESRRVSSICFERLFEELEPR from the exons ATGGATATTGATCCTCGGCAATACGAAGATATT GCTGTCAATGACAATGATGTTCACAGCATTGTCATGTCATATCTCGCGCATAGCTGCTTCACAGACACATTGGAATCATTTACTACCTCCACGGGCGTGAATCAGACTGCGAATCTGGAGGATATGGAGAAGAGAAAAA GGATTTATCATTTGGCATTAGAGGGGAATGTTTTGAAGGCCATTGAACTTACAGAGCAGTTCGTTCCTGACTTACTAGAGAAAAATAAGGATATGCATTTTGATTTGTTGAGCCTTCATTTCGTTGGACTTGTCTGCTCAAGAAAATG CACAGAAGCTCTGGAATTTGCGCAGGCGAAGTTGGCTCCTTTTGGGAAGGTGCAGAAATATGTTGAAAAACTTGAG GACTTCATGGCTTTATTAGCTTATAACGAGCCAGAAAAGTCACCCATGTTTCATCTATTAAGCTTGGAGTACAGGCAGCAAGTTGCCGATAGTTTGAATAGACAAATGCTTG CGAATTCAAACCTCCCCAGCTATTCTGCGGTTGAAAGGTTGATGCAGCAAACAACTGTCGTAAGGCAATGCTTAAGCCAAGAATCCA GAAGGGTATccagtatttgctttgaaagaCTTTTTGAAGAGCTAGAGCCTAGGTGA
- the LOC125855070 gene encoding uncharacterized protein LOC125855070 isoform X2 produces the protein MDIDPRQYEDIAVNDNDVHSIVMSYLAHSCFTDTLESFTTSTGVNQTANLEDMEKRKRIYHLALEGNVLKAIELTEQFVPDLLEKNKDMHFDLLSLHFVGLVCSRKCTEALEFAQAKLAPFGKVQKYVEKLEDFMALLAYNEPEKSPMFHLLSLEYRQQVADSLNRQMLANSNLPSYSAVERLMQQTTVVRQCLSQESSKEGYPVFALKDFLKS, from the exons ATGGATATTGATCCTCGGCAATACGAAGATATT GCTGTCAATGACAATGATGTTCACAGCATTGTCATGTCATATCTCGCGCATAGCTGCTTCACAGACACATTGGAATCATTTACTACCTCCACGGGCGTGAATCAGACTGCGAATCTGGAGGATATGGAGAAGAGAAAAA GGATTTATCATTTGGCATTAGAGGGGAATGTTTTGAAGGCCATTGAACTTACAGAGCAGTTCGTTCCTGACTTACTAGAGAAAAATAAGGATATGCATTTTGATTTGTTGAGCCTTCATTTCGTTGGACTTGTCTGCTCAAGAAAATG CACAGAAGCTCTGGAATTTGCGCAGGCGAAGTTGGCTCCTTTTGGGAAGGTGCAGAAATATGTTGAAAAACTTGAG GACTTCATGGCTTTATTAGCTTATAACGAGCCAGAAAAGTCACCCATGTTTCATCTATTAAGCTTGGAGTACAGGCAGCAAGTTGCCGATAGTTTGAATAGACAAATGCTTG CGAATTCAAACCTCCCCAGCTATTCTGCGGTTGAAAGGTTGATGCAGCAAACAACTGTCGTAAGGCAATGCTTAAGCCAAGAATCCAGTAAG GAAGGGTATccagtatttgctttgaaagaCTTTTTGAAGAGCTAG